From the Dehalococcoidia bacterium genome, the window TGATCGGCTATATGGAGCACCTATGTCATCCTCCGCAACACCAACAATCACCACCGCCGTAGGCACCGGAGAGGCAGGCTACTCTGGCGATGGAGGACCCGCCAACGCCGCCGTAATGCGTGAGCCATTCATGTGCGCCTTCGACGCCGCAGGCAACCTCTACGTCTGCGAGGCCACCAACCATATAGTCCGACGTATCGATGCTGCCACCGGGATCATTACGACGATCGCAGGCACAGGAGAGCAAGGTTACACCGGCGATGGCGGTCCCGCCACTGAAGCCACCATGTACGAGCCATATTCGCTCGCCATCGCGCCCGACGGCAGCGTCTACATTGTGGACAGACTCAACACCGTCGTCAGGAAGGTCGATGGCGAGACAGGCATCATCATGACCGTCGCAGGCACAGGTGAGATGGGTTACTCCGGCGACGGTGGCCCCGGCCACGAGGCCCAGATGCGCGAGCCTAACGACTGCTTCCTCGACAATCGCGGTGGACTGCTCATCGCCGACATCCAGGACCAGCGGATTCGACGCCTCAATCTCTCGACTGGCATCATCGACACCTTCGCCGGCACCGGCGAGAAGGAGCGCTCCGGCAACGGCCGACCCGCACGTGAGGCCGGCATCCTCGGAGCCCGTGCGGTCTGCATGGACAGCTCTGGCAACGTATTCATTGCTGAGCGTGAGGGCAACGGAGTCCGCATGGTTGGCGCGGACGGCCTGATGCGTACTCTGGCAGGCGATACCTGCGAACGCGGCTATTCAGGCGATGGTGGACACGCCCTTGCCGCCACCTGGAATGGACCCAAGGGGATTCGCTGCGACGCCCAGGGAAACATCATCGTTACCGACACTGAGAACCACGCCATTCGCCGCATAGATCGAGGCACAGGCTTCGTGACCACGATCGCAGGCGGACAGCTTGGCGGCCACGGCGACGGCGGACCCGCAACCGAGGCCGGACTCGACCGTCCTCACGGTGCCGAAATAGCATCCGACGGCTCCATCTACATCGCCGACAGCAACAACCACCGCGTTAGGGTCGTCTCCACGTAGAGCCATCGGCCATCCCGTCTCTGCAAACAGAGATGGTCGGCTAGTCAATGGCCCCCTCTCCCTCAGGGAGAGGGCTGGGGTGAGGGTGAATCGCTCGCACACCCCGAGCACGGCCCAAACTCAACCCGCTGATCAGCCCCCGACCTTAGCGTTCGCTCATGCACGTCGACGTCCAGCGTCCAGTCTCCCTGAACGCTCCCACACTCCCCACACACGTTGGCAAGATAACTGTCGCCGAAAGCAGAACTAGACTGGATGCCTAGCGTCACTCCGCCATTCTCAACCGCAAATTCCCGTTCATCCTGAGTGAAGTCGTCTGGATAGAGAATCTTGGTATCTATGGTTCCGAGTGCAATCTTCGATGGCTGCCCGCAGTCCCAGCAGGTAACCTCGCGAATTGAAATCGTCCGAAGGGGGAGAGTCAGCCTGCACCCAATGCAAAGGGCACGCGTACACTCAAGGTTGTGCCTGTCCACGTACAACCGTCCGGCTGACAACTCCGCAAGTCGTGTCGTAACGGCAAGTCCACTGTCGAGCGAAGGGCGCCTGCGTCTATTACCACGACCTCGCCGCTTGGCCCCCAGGTGGAACTCGACAACACGTGCCTCTGCTTCCACAGCCTGGTCAATACTTCCATGTTCGTCACCAAGCACAACGCTGACTGAAGTAACCAGCGTCGAGTGACGGTCCAACAGCATCAGGCCCCCTGGCAAATCTCTGGACTCGCCGCCCAGCTCAACTCTGTTGACTCCCCAGACAAGGTCAACATGATGCACCATCGGGCACTCGTTGCATGGGAAGTCGGCAATCAACTCTACGCCAATCGAGTCGGTCACGAGCCGATGAAGCGTTTCCACCGCCTGCTGATACGCCGAGCGGTTCACGTTAACCCACTTCCTGTCGGCCTTCAGCCGATCCCCATCACCACAAACGCATCGAGTCCAGGAATAGCTGTCGCAGGTCCGCTTCTTCGACAGGACGGGGCGACAACTTGATCACTCTTTGCTGAGGGACTGCCCCGGCCGCAAGTGCAGGCGCGTCCTCCGCCGAATATCCAATTGCGCCAAGCCCGTTCGGAACTCCGAGCCTCCTGAGCAGCGCGATTATGGCGTCCGCCAGTACGTCGCCCGCGTCCTCAGGCCCCGCGTCGGAGATGTCCGCGCCCATTAGCCTCGCTGCGTGCAGGTGCCGTTCAGGGTTAGCTGGAGCCGTGTACCTGAATACCGCCGGCGCGTTCAGGATGACGCTCATTCCGTGCGGCACGATCGGGTGGTCGTCCGGATAGCCTTCAGGCACGTACTCCCTGACCATGCCTGACACTGGATACGACATACCGTGCGGCAGGTGGCATCCTGCGTTCCCGAATCCGACTCCTGCGAACGTCGCCGCGAGCATCATGTTTGATCTCGACTCGATGTCCTCAGGCTCTTCGACTGCGTTGATGATATTGCGTGCCACCATCTCGATAGCCCTGGTCGACCACAGGTCTGAGATTGGATTTGACCCCTGGTACGCTGGCCTCATCCCCGGGTCTGGCGGCGCCTCGCGTTGACTGAAGGGCAGGGCGGTGTACGACTCGATACCGTGGCACAGCACGTCGAATCCGCTGCATGCCGCGACCATTCCCGGCAGCGTACGGCTGTTTTCAGCGTCCACGACTCCCATCGTTGGCCTCAACGCCCGGTGCGCGAGACCGGTCTTGGCCTTCATCTCCAGCAGGTCGAAGATAGACACCCCAGTCGTCTCGGAACCCGTACCCGATGTCGTCGGCACTGCAATGTGAGGCTTGATTGGACCCGGCACCGGCGCGCCTTGCCCTATCGGAGCGTTCACGTAGGTAAGAAAGTCCGCAGGATACGTCGAGTACAGGTTTGCAGCCTTTGCAGTGTCGATGCTGGACCCGCCTCCAACCGAGATGAATCCGTCAAAGTCACCATCTGCCGCGAACTCGATCGCCGCCTTGAACGACTCGTCCGTCGGCTCGACTTCGACGTCGTCGAACAGCACCGCGTCGACACCCTCCGCCCTCAACGACTCCAGCACCACTGCAACCGGCTGCAGCTGGGCCATGCGAGGGTCGGTGACCACCGCCACCCGTTTCGCCCCGAGCTTTGCAATCTCGAACCCTACCTCTCTCGTCGATCCAGGCCCAAACTTGATCGACGACGTGTCCATGGTGAATGCAGTCTCTAGCTCATGATGGATCATTGAGATCTTCCTCTTCTGAATGTGATATATGGCGTCTTGTGTTCGTGATCGAGTGAGATCAGATTAAGGCGCTTTGGCCCCCTCTCCCTGGGGGAGAGGGCTGGGGTGAGGGCGAAAAGCACGAACACTTGGCAAGGCCTGTACTCTCCACAGTTTGTGCGTCCGATCTGTTACTCTGGAAGTCCACTATCTCGTTTGATTGCTACTCTCCAACTTCCAGCTTGTCCGAATCTATCCCAACTTCTGCCGCCCACGCTTGAAGCCCGCGACGAAATGCCAGTGCCCCCATCGGAGCGATCACGGCTTCCAGAGCTTCCAACACCTCAGTCGGCGTCGCGCCGTTCTCCAGCGCCAGACGGACGTGCTCCTGTATCTGCGAAACATCGGCCCTGAGCGCGGCCTCAACCGCCACCTGCAGCAGCTCCTTGGTCTTCCTGTCCAGGGTGCGTTGACCCGTATACGTAGCCTCTATGAACTGGTTGTACTTCTGAAGCCACTCGAAGTCAGCCGCAGCCATTACCCGGTGAAAGTCGAGTGTATATCCCCTCGTCCGCTCTGCCGCTTCGAGGTAGTCTTTCGCTTCTTCTGTCAGTCTCAGTTCGCTCATGTAGTCAGGACTCCCTTGATTTGTGGCCGGCCACATTCTATCAGGCTGGCTAAACGTACCGTCAGGCATGTCTGAAACCGCTCAGAGTGGTCGCCCGAAACAACCATCTCCTCTCGTATAATGTCAACACTCAGAAAGGGACGAATACCATGACCTCCATCCTCATCGCCGCCTTCGACGGACTCCAACCAGCACAGGTGCGCCCCGATCTCATGCCCAACCTGGCACAGTTCGCATCGGATGGGGTGTTCTTCGAAAGCCACCACCCGGTCTTTCCGTCCGTCACACGAATCAACGCAGCCAGTATGGTGACAGGCACATATTCCGGCAGGCATGGCCTTGCAGCCAACACAATGGTAGCCCGCGACTACAACCCTTCTGCCTCCTTCTCAGCACTTGAGCCGACCCTCGCTGATATAGCAAGGAAGACGGGTAGGGTACTCTTCGCTCCGACACTGGCGGACATACTGTCTGAACAGGGCATGGAGTACACAGCCATCGGAGTCGGTACCTCCGGAAACGCATACGTACACAACCCTCGCGCCGACGAGTCCGGCGGCGCGACCATCCATCCCGAATTCACTTTGCCTTACGACCTGTCTGACAGGCTCCATTCGAGATTCGGACCGTGGCCTGATGAGGCCATGCCCAACACACCGCGCCTCGACCACGCCGTCAGAATTCTCACGGAGCACATCCTGCCCGAACGCCAACCGGCAGTCGCGCTGATCTGGTCGTCAGAGCCCGACAAGGCCCAGCACGCTCACGGGGTCGGCTCCGAGATGTCGGACCGGGCTATCAGGGAGGCAGACGCTAGGTTCGGCTCTATTCTCGATTGGCTGGAGTCCAACGGGCGTGGGTCAGACACCGACGTCCTTGTCATCTCCGACCACGGTTACTCCACCATTCAGGAGGTCGTGGACGTGGAGTGGTACACTCGTGACGCTGGCTTTACTCAGGAGGAAGTCATCGTAGCTCCTAACGGAGGCAGCGCCCTCTTCTACTGCCAGGAAGGAGCCGTTACTCAAAGGCTCGCGGCTTGGCTCATGGAGAGACCCTGGTGTGGAGCGCTGCTGGCTTCGGAAGCTGCAGGAGAAATCGAGGGGACGCTGCCTATGTCTCTGGCCGGTGCCGAGGGCCCAAGGGCACCGGAACTGGCAATGTCCTTCGGGTGGGACTCGCGCCCCAACGACGCGGGTTACAGTGGCTTCGCCTACTCTAGTGGAGGCCAACCAGGACAGGGACAGCACGGCTCCATGAGCCGGCACGAGATGAACAACACCCTGATAGGTCGCGGACCGAGCTTCAGAAGCTCAACCCGAGTTCAGTCCCCGACGGGAAACGTCGACCTCGCTCCCACCGTTCTACAACTACTTGGACTGCCAGTACCCGAACACATGGAAGGCCGTGTGCTGGCAGAAGCATTGGCAGGTGGTGAGAATTCTGTTGACTGGACTTCAACAACACATCGCGCCGAACGAAAGACTTCCGCCGGGATGTACTGCCAGACCGTCAGAGTGTCTACCGTGGATAGCACAAGCTATATCGACGAAGGCAGCGGCTGGCTGATGAGCTAGCCCTGCGCGGCTAACCGCCTATCTTCTGGCTGCCGATCACGACTCGGTCGACGCCAATAAGCCGTCCTGCTCCACTGGCTGATGCGCTCCCGGCTGTTCCCCCGGAACGCCTGTCAGAAAATCAAACCCGCAGGTGGTGGCGAGCACCCCGGCGGGTTGATTCTAGCTCTAGACGGGACAGACGTGAATCTCCGTTCTGGGTCCTTGTTTAGGCTGGCGCGAACTTCGGAAGAGTGATCGTGTCCGTAATATCCTCGAACACCACCTTCAGCGGCATCCCGATCTGTAGTTTCTCGGGAGTCGGGTCGTCCATGACGATGTTGGTCGGCATCTTCGGCCCCTCTTCCAACTCCACGATCGCAGTGACGAACGGCACACCGTCCGGATACCAGCCCGGATGTGGCGCGCGGTGCACGATCGCGTAGGTGAACAGGGTCGCGTTGCCGCTAGCCTTCACCCAGGTTGTGTTCCTTGAGAAGCAGTACGGAGAGATGTCACGTGGATAGAAATACGCTTGTTTGGTGTCGTTGCAGTACCTGAGCCACAGCTCGTGTTCCTTTGCCTTTTGCCAGTAAAAGTCCGACTCGCCCTGCGGGACGGGGATTGGCTTGTTGTATGCTTGGGTCATCCTGATTTACTCCTTGAGCGGGTTGCGCTGACTTAGTCGACCGCGAGAATCACTGTGCCGGTGGACGACAGCGATCCGCCGGTGCCGTGCACAAGCGACAGACTCAGGTCGTCGACCTGCCTGTCACCGGCCTCGCCTCTTAGCTGCTTGACAGCCTCGACTACGAGGAACATACCGTACATGCCCGAGTGAGTGTAGGATAGCCCACCGCCGCTGGTGTTCATCGCGAAGTCTCCACCCGGAGCAGTCCGCTGGTTCGCTACGAATTCAGGGCCTTCTCCTGGCCCGCAGAAGCCGAGGCTTTCAAGTGTTGCGAGCACGGTGTAGGTGAATGAATCATAGATCATTGCGAGATCGATGTCGTCGTGCGTTACACCTGCCCTCTCCAACGCCTTGGGCCCGGAGTAACGAGCCCATGTCCGCGTCAGGTCTGGCATCGTGCTAATCAGGCCGTGATCGTGACCCTCGGCGGCGCCAAGAACGTAAACCGGCTTCTTCGGCAGGTCTCGTGCCCTCTCCGCGGTTGTGATCACGTACGCTCCGCCCGCGTCCGTTACCAGACAGCAGTCGGGCAGGTGGAACGGCCACGCGATCCAGCGAGAGTCGTGGTACTCGTCGAACGTCATGGGGACGTCTTTGAAGTATGCCCTCGGATTGAGGTTTGCCCACTTGCGAGTCGCAACTGCGACTTCTGCCATTCCCTGTCTCGTGTAGTCTTCGCCGTACTGGTGCATGTAGCGGCGGGCTGCCATCGCATAGTTAATCGGTGCCCCTATGAATCCGTAAGGGGACTCGAACTGCGGGCCCGGCTCCGACGCGTTGCCGCCGGCGCGTGAGCGCGCGCTCCGTCCAGCCTCTCCATGCGTAACGAGCGCAACTTNNNNNNNNNNNNNNNNNNNNNNNNNNNNNNNNNNNNNNNNNNNNNNNNNNNNNNNNNNNNNNNNNNNNNNNNNNNNNNNNNNNNNNNNNNNNNNNNNNNNNNNNNNNNNNNNNNNGCAGGCCGTCGACGTCGCTCATCTTCAATCCAGCATCTTCTAGCGCGTTGTACGCGGCTTCGGCGTGATGTTGCAGAGATGACTTGTTTTCTACCCGGCCTATCTCGTCGGACTCTGCTGCACCGACAATAGCTACCGTTCTTGACAAATCAGCCATATTGGCACTGACCTCCTGGGTTTACTACCGAGCGTGTGCTCCGGTCATTTGGTCTCCGACCTGAACTCGTCCGCCCGAACACTTCATGGCTGTGACGCACTTTCTCCTGAAAGCGCCGAATAGGTTAACCCACTCACGCAGTCTAAGCAAGCTGGCGTCACGAACATGGGGCAGGGATTCGGGATCTGGGGGGATCGTCCGTTGATTTCCTGTGAGTGGCGGGCCGGGATGCTGCAGGTTGCCGCCCAGCCAAAGAGCATCGTCCCGGGGTTAATCCCGGGACGCACTCGGAAAGGCGCCAGGAACCTGGTGCCTGACTATTCGTGAGCGACTATCCGCCCACTGAGGCGATCGCGTCCGCCTGGGAATCGTGAGTCTGGATGATCTTGTCGAAGCCGCTAATCTGGAAAATCTCTCGAACGGGGCCGGATAGGGAGCAGAGAGCTAGTTCGTTGTTGTTTCTTTGTAAGACCCTCGCGATCAGAAGAATTACTCGAAGGCCCGCACTGCTGATATAGGTGAGGTCTTCCATGTCGAGGACCATTGCGCCATCGTGGTCGTCAATCGCCGCTTGAAGCGCGTCCTGGAACTCTCGCGCGTTGGCGCCGTCGATTCGGTCCTGAGCCTTTGCGATTAGTACCTCGCCTCTCAGCTCGGTGCTTATGTCCATCTGTTCCATCTCCTTGATGTTCAGATTTCCCGATGTTGGCAAATTTCAGTTGCAGGTCACCACCCGCAGTTTACGCCGACTATCATAACAGGATGCCAGTGATTAGGCTCTCTTTATTCTATACGGTTGTCAAGGGTTGCCCTGAGTTACCTTGACCGTCCTCGATTCACAACCTAGAATGCGCCCATCAATTGGCACGAGGTTCTATGAGAAAGACACTTACGGTCGAGCTC encodes:
- a CDS encoding carboxymuconolactone decarboxylase family protein; the protein is MSELRLTEEAKDYLEAAERTRGYTLDFHRVMAAADFEWLQKYNQFIEATYTGQRTLDRKTKELLQVAVEAALRADVSQIQEHVRLALENGATPTEVLEALEAVIAPMGALAFRRGLQAWAAEVGIDSDKLEVGE
- a CDS encoding thiolase; amino-acid sequence: VALVTHGEAGRSARSRAGGNASEPGPQFESPYGFIGAPINYAMAARRYMHQYGEDYTRQGMAEVAVATRKWANLNPRAYFKDVPMTFDEYHDSRWIAWPFHLPDCCLVTDAGGAYVITTAERARDLPKKPVYVLGAAEGHDHGLISTMPDLTRTWARYSGPKALERAGVTHDDIDLAMIYDSFTYTVLATLESLGFCGPGEGPEFVANQRTAPGGDFAMNTSGGGLSYTHSGMYGMFLVVEAVKQLRGEAGDRQVDDLSLSLVHGTGGSLSSTGTVILAVD
- a CDS encoding alkaline phosphatase family protein — protein: MTSILIAAFDGLQPAQVRPDLMPNLAQFASDGVFFESHHPVFPSVTRINAASMVTGTYSGRHGLAANTMVARDYNPSASFSALEPTLADIARKTGRVLFAPTLADILSEQGMEYTAIGVGTSGNAYVHNPRADESGGATIHPEFTLPYDLSDRLHSRFGPWPDEAMPNTPRLDHAVRILTEHILPERQPAVALIWSSEPDKAQHAHGVGSEMSDRAIREADARFGSILDWLESNGRGSDTDVLVISDHGYSTIQEVVDVEWYTRDAGFTQEEVIVAPNGGSALFYCQEGAVTQRLAAWLMERPWCGALLASEAAGEIEGTLPMSLAGAEGPRAPELAMSFGWDSRPNDAGYSGFAYSSGGQPGQGQHGSMSRHEMNNTLIGRGPSFRSSTRVQSPTGNVDLAPTVLQLLGLPVPEHMEGRVLAEALAGGENSVDWTSTTHRAERKTSAGMYCQTVRVSTVDSTSYIDEGSGWLMS
- a CDS encoding STAS domain-containing protein, which codes for MDISTELRGEVLIAKAQDRIDGANAREFQDALQAAIDDHDGAMVLDMEDLTYISSAGLRVILLIARVLQRNNNELALCSLSGPVREIFQISGFDKIIQTHDSQADAIASVGG
- a CDS encoding OB-fold domain-containing protein; the encoded protein is MTQAYNKPIPVPQGESDFYWQKAKEHELWLRYCNDTKQAYFYPRDISPYCFSRNTTWVKASGNATLFTYAIVHRAPHPGWYPDGVPFVTAIVELEEGPKMPTNIVMDDPTPEKLQIGMPLKVVFEDITDTITLPKFAPA
- a CDS encoding iron-containing alcohol dehydrogenase, whose product is MIHHELETAFTMDTSSIKFGPGSTREVGFEIAKLGAKRVAVVTDPRMAQLQPVAVVLESLRAEGVDAVLFDDVEVEPTDESFKAAIEFAADGDFDGFISVGGGSSIDTAKAANLYSTYPADFLTYVNAPIGQGAPVPGPIKPHIAVPTTSGTGSETTGVSIFDLLEMKAKTGLAHRALRPTMGVVDAENSRTLPGMVAACSGFDVLCHGIESYTALPFSQREAPPDPGMRPAYQGSNPISDLWSTRAIEMVARNIINAVEEPEDIESRSNMMLAATFAGVGFGNAGCHLPHGMSYPVSGMVREYVPEGYPDDHPIVPHGMSVILNAPAVFRYTAPANPERHLHAARLMGADISDAGPEDAGDVLADAIIALLRRLGVPNGLGAIGYSAEDAPALAAGAVPQQRVIKLSPRPVEEADLRQLFLDSMRLW